A genomic stretch from Terriglobia bacterium includes:
- a CDS encoding YwiC-like family protein, with protein sequence MAAAAVKPVPVTPARFRALIIPREHGAWGLLLIPLVTGACAGLAVAQNWISLAEFTVAALALFWMRTPVESALGTSPIRAQSASESNRLLLAIAALGSVAMVCITALLWNGADRGLLVLGAVAAVAFVAQALVKRRGRSARMPAQMIGSLGLTAAAPAAWYVLTGQLDARAFGLWLANWIFAGNQVHFVQLRIHSARTASLGEKFLRGRWFFFGQLAMVAALLFAWRVHLLPGLALVAFLPLLARGFLWFKSGAQSLAVKRLGWTELAHGVAFGLLLIAAYRL encoded by the coding sequence ATGGCTGCCGCCGCCGTCAAACCCGTTCCGGTTACGCCCGCTCGCTTCCGCGCTCTCATCATCCCGCGCGAACACGGCGCCTGGGGCCTGCTGCTGATTCCGCTGGTCACCGGGGCCTGTGCCGGCCTCGCGGTGGCGCAGAACTGGATATCGCTGGCGGAGTTCACCGTCGCCGCGCTGGCGTTGTTCTGGATGCGGACTCCGGTGGAGAGCGCGCTGGGCACGTCGCCGATCCGCGCGCAGTCGGCGTCGGAATCAAACCGGCTGTTGTTGGCGATCGCGGCCCTGGGCTCGGTTGCCATGGTGTGCATCACGGCGCTGCTATGGAATGGCGCCGATCGCGGGCTGCTGGTCCTGGGCGCGGTCGCCGCCGTCGCGTTTGTCGCGCAGGCGCTGGTCAAGCGCCGCGGCCGCAGCGCGCGCATGCCGGCGCAAATGATCGGGTCGTTGGGCCTGACCGCCGCCGCGCCCGCCGCCTGGTACGTGCTAACCGGCCAACTGGATGCACGCGCTTTCGGGCTGTGGCTGGCCAACTGGATCTTCGCCGGAAACCAGGTCCATTTTGTCCAGCTCCGCATTCACTCTGCCCGCACCGCAAGTCTCGGTGAAAAATTTCTGCGCGGGCGCTGGTTCTTCTTCGGGCAACTCGCGATGGTCGCCGCGCTGCTGTTCGCCTGGCGCGTCCACCTCCTGCCTGGATTGGCGTTGGTAGCCTTCCTGCCCCTGCTCGCACGCGGATTCCTGTGGTTCAAGTCCGGCGCGCAATCGCTCGCGGTCAAACGGCTGGGCTGGACCGAACTTGCCCACGGCGTGGCTTTCGGCTTGCTGCTCATCGCCGCCTATCGCCTGTAA
- a CDS encoding radical SAM protein produces MDTGTAQNPQPSKPRLIFWEVTKGCNLRCIHCRASATELSSPTDLPTARALDIITQIAAYASPILVLSGGEPLYRRDIFQLARFATDRGLRVALATNGTMVTKELARRIVDSGVRRVSISLDGADSLTHDTFRGIPGAFDAAVYGLRNLKELGMSVQINMTIARHNARQLPQVLELARGLGADALHTFLLVPVGCGVDIAAEQMVAPEEYEAMLNWFYDRSLEGGIELKATCAPHYFRVARQRRAAERRASESTPQSPAIGPADMMMPGSAGVVIHPHGSHSPSVAKNAEHAGMGGHPDGMHAMTKGCLAGTGVCFISHEGEVFPCGYLPAVAGDLRKQSLADIWENSVVFNQLRDTDNLKGKCGCCEFRNICMGCRARAYAATGDYLDEEPFCVYQPRSEALKARKAAAVANE; encoded by the coding sequence ATGGATACCGGGACCGCGCAAAATCCGCAGCCGTCGAAGCCGCGGCTGATCTTCTGGGAAGTCACCAAGGGCTGCAACCTGCGTTGCATCCATTGCCGCGCCAGCGCCACCGAGCTGAGCTCGCCGACCGACCTGCCGACCGCGCGCGCGCTCGACATCATCACCCAGATTGCCGCCTACGCCAGCCCCATCCTGGTGCTGAGCGGAGGCGAGCCGCTCTACCGGCGCGACATCTTCCAGTTGGCCCGCTTCGCCACCGATCGCGGGCTGCGCGTTGCCCTGGCCACCAACGGCACCATGGTGACGAAAGAACTGGCGCGCCGCATCGTGGACTCCGGCGTGCGCCGCGTTTCCATCAGCCTGGACGGCGCCGACTCGCTGACCCACGATACCTTTCGCGGCATCCCCGGTGCGTTTGACGCCGCCGTGTACGGCTTGCGCAACCTGAAAGAACTGGGCATGTCGGTGCAGATCAACATGACGATCGCGCGCCACAATGCGCGCCAGTTGCCACAGGTCCTGGAGTTGGCGCGCGGCCTCGGCGCCGACGCGCTGCACACCTTTCTCCTGGTTCCGGTCGGCTGCGGCGTGGACATCGCCGCCGAGCAGATGGTTGCGCCCGAAGAATACGAGGCCATGCTGAACTGGTTCTACGACCGCTCTCTGGAAGGCGGCATCGAGCTGAAGGCGACCTGCGCGCCGCACTATTTCCGCGTCGCACGCCAGCGTCGCGCCGCCGAACGACGCGCATCCGAAAGCACGCCGCAATCCCCGGCGATTGGCCCCGCCGACATGATGATGCCGGGCTCGGCCGGCGTGGTGATTCATCCCCACGGTTCGCATTCTCCCTCGGTCGCGAAGAACGCGGAACACGCCGGCATGGGCGGTCACCCCGACGGCATGCACGCCATGACCAAGGGCTGCCTGGCCGGCACCGGCGTCTGCTTCATTTCGCACGAGGGCGAAGTATTCCCCTGCGGCTATCTCCCGGCGGTCGCGGGCGACCTGCGCAAGCAGAGCCTGGCCGACATCTGGGAAAACTCGGTGGTGTTCAACCAACTCCGCGATACCGACAACCTGAAAGGGAAGTGCGGCTGCTGCGAGTTCCGCAATATCTGCATGGGGTGCCGCGCGCGCGCCTACGCCGCTACCGGCGACTACCTGGACGAGGAGCCGTTCTGCGTATACCAGCCGCGCAGCGAGGCACTCAAGGCCCGCAAAGCGGCTGCCGTGGCCAACGAGTGA
- a CDS encoding septal ring lytic transglycosylase RlpA family protein has translation MAAWPLHKFHNRHSAFGIRRFFLLCLCVSVFFGALGCGHKKQARVPVPTPPPPATAETPAETQPPFEPNVKPLFVQMGKASWYGAPFHNRKAANGETYDMNALTAAHLTLPLNSIVRVTNMKSGQSVTVRITDRGPFVEDRIIDLSAAAAKAIDVWRRGTALVKLEVLQAPATIRTGGRWAVQLGGFPEEEEARRIQSTLARRYHTAKVLAFSSPVGDWWVRVRVQGDDKRRAQEVADSSPAAHDHTFLVRLD, from the coding sequence ATGGCCGCGTGGCCCCTCCACAAATTCCATAATCGACATTCGGCATTCGGCATTCGGCGATTCTTCCTTCTGTGTCTCTGTGTCTCTGTGTTCTTCGGTGCTCTGGGTTGCGGACACAAGAAGCAGGCGCGCGTGCCGGTTCCGACGCCACCTCCGCCTGCAACGGCTGAGACTCCGGCGGAAACCCAGCCTCCTTTCGAGCCGAACGTGAAACCGCTGTTCGTGCAGATGGGAAAGGCGAGCTGGTACGGCGCGCCCTTTCACAATCGCAAGGCGGCCAATGGCGAGACCTACGACATGAACGCGCTCACGGCGGCGCACCTGACCCTGCCGCTGAATTCCATCGTGCGCGTCACCAACATGAAGTCCGGGCAGAGTGTCACGGTGCGCATCACCGACCGCGGCCCGTTCGTGGAAGACCGCATCATCGATCTCTCCGCCGCCGCCGCCAAGGCGATTGATGTCTGGCGCCGCGGCACCGCGCTGGTGAAGCTGGAAGTGCTGCAGGCGCCGGCCACGATCCGCACCGGCGGGCGCTGGGCGGTGCAGCTTGGCGGTTTTCCCGAGGAAGAAGAGGCGCGCCGCATCCAGAGCACACTCGCCCGGCGCTATCACACTGCGAAAGTGCTCGCCTTCAGCAGCCCCGTCGGCGACTGGTGGGTGAGGGTCCGCGTGCAGGGTGACGACAAACGCCGCGCGCAAGAAGTCGCCGACAGCAGCCCCGCGGCGCATGATCACACGTTTTTGGTGAGGCTGGATTAG
- a CDS encoding histidine triad nucleotide-binding protein yields the protein MSDCLFCNMIAGKTPCRKVFEDEQVLVIEDIHPRAPTHVLILPKKHIRGLKEAKAEDAEIIGHSHLVAAQIARERGIEDGYRTVYNVGARSGQSVFHLHLHLLGGRDMKWPPG from the coding sequence ATGTCCGACTGTCTGTTCTGCAACATGATTGCCGGCAAGACGCCGTGCCGGAAGGTCTTCGAAGACGAGCAGGTGCTGGTAATCGAGGACATTCACCCCCGGGCGCCGACGCACGTGCTCATTCTTCCCAAGAAGCACATTCGCGGCTTGAAGGAAGCGAAAGCGGAGGATGCGGAGATCATCGGGCATTCGCACCTGGTCGCGGCGCAGATTGCGCGCGAGCGCGGCATCGAGGACGGCTACCGCACCGTGTACAACGTCGGCGCGCGATCGGGCCAGTCCGTCTTCCACTTGCATCTCCACCTGCTGGGCGGGCGCGACATGAAGTGGCCGCCGGGATAA